A single Halogeometricum rufum DNA region contains:
- a CDS encoding prolipoprotein diacylglyceryl transferase yields MALRSAFDVLSELVERCEANGRELRSVEVSTDDGRAGTLSAEMEVPVSLCEANAGGSESDLTPAAATVTEGGGLCVEFAAGVVDQLTEPAEPGVSATVRGARVGDEGELLVAVGLHIDPANRATGPDGRDGSETVSGANERSYGDRSDADRDREEQSHEDPSATEPPTTEQTAVDPSADPTASPEPDGGPDPSRSETREATERGADGETLDDVRDDSVPPYEDTPYLRRLYETCDTFVEMSEEIPMDVASETVRRYMIEAGVHDPTSYDTSPASTSTESLDAEGTAADGGDPGSAASTPTMEAVEAAVEEQVVVDGVALPDGLEVTDVVDAVVESATLFEVQRRLELDRKPTQELLDQLDLLDLVLHRVSEGPKRQVSHEEVTARIRQCQLTGA; encoded by the coding sequence ATGGCGCTACGATCAGCTTTCGACGTACTGTCAGAACTAGTCGAACGGTGCGAGGCGAACGGGCGGGAGCTTCGAAGCGTCGAGGTTTCCACGGACGACGGACGTGCGGGGACGCTGAGCGCGGAGATGGAGGTGCCGGTGTCGCTCTGTGAGGCGAACGCCGGCGGCTCGGAGTCCGACCTCACGCCGGCGGCGGCGACGGTGACGGAGGGCGGCGGCCTCTGCGTCGAGTTCGCCGCCGGCGTCGTCGACCAACTGACCGAACCGGCGGAGCCCGGCGTCTCGGCGACGGTTCGAGGCGCACGGGTCGGCGACGAGGGCGAACTCCTCGTGGCCGTCGGTCTCCACATCGACCCGGCGAACCGCGCGACGGGTCCGGACGGCCGCGACGGGAGCGAGACCGTCAGCGGGGCGAACGAACGGTCGTACGGCGACCGTTCGGACGCCGACCGGGACCGCGAGGAGCAGTCCCACGAGGACCCGTCTGCGACCGAACCGCCGACGACCGAACAGACGGCGGTCGACCCGTCGGCGGACCCAACCGCGTCGCCCGAACCGGACGGTGGTCCGGACCCGTCCCGGAGCGAAACTCGCGAGGCGACCGAGAGAGGAGCCGACGGCGAAACCCTCGACGACGTCCGCGACGACTCCGTCCCGCCGTACGAGGACACGCCGTACCTGCGGCGACTGTACGAGACGTGCGACACGTTCGTCGAGATGAGCGAGGAGATACCGATGGACGTCGCATCCGAGACGGTTCGGCGCTACATGATAGAGGCCGGCGTCCACGACCCCACCTCGTACGACACGAGTCCGGCGTCGACGTCTACCGAATCGCTCGACGCCGAGGGGACCGCGGCCGACGGCGGCGACCCCGGGTCCGCGGCGTCGACGCCGACGATGGAAGCGGTCGAGGCCGCCGTCGAGGAGCAGGTGGTCGTCGACGGCGTCGCCCTCCCCGACGGTCTCGAAGTGACCGACGTGGTCGACGCCGTCGTCGAGTCCGCGACGCTGTTCGAGGTCCAGCGTCGTCTCGAACTCGACCGGAAACCGACGCAGGAACTGCTGGACCAACTCGACCTTCTCGATTTGGTGCTCCATCGGGTCTCCGAGGGGCCGAAGCGACAGGTGTCCCACGAGGAGGTCACGGCGCGGATACGACAGTGTCAGTTGACCGGCGCGTGA
- a CDS encoding methylenetetrahydrofolate reductase — translation MSLSTRTVSHPEGVETLLTDARFELMPFESFDDEITQLPDGATIAITTSPQLGIERTVERTEEARARGYEVVPHIAARYVEDRDHLADIADRLHDAGVTDIFVPGGDREEPAGEFESAYDLLSALDEMGRSFEDVGITGYPEGHDFLDDETLWESMERKEPYATYIVTQLCYDPETVVEWIEDVRARGVELPVEVGIPGVMKYQKLLKISQKVGVGDSIKFLKKTTGILGFVRQLVGSRGTYKPDDLVDGLAPYVGDDAYRIRGLHIYTFNQTSDTESWRYGRLDD, via the coding sequence ATGTCTCTCAGCACGCGTACCGTCTCGCACCCGGAGGGAGTCGAGACCCTCCTCACGGACGCGCGGTTCGAGTTGATGCCGTTCGAGAGTTTCGACGACGAGATAACGCAACTCCCCGACGGCGCGACCATCGCCATCACGACGTCGCCACAACTCGGCATCGAGCGAACCGTCGAACGAACCGAAGAGGCGAGGGCGCGCGGCTACGAGGTGGTCCCCCACATCGCCGCGCGGTACGTCGAGGACCGCGACCACCTCGCCGACATCGCCGACAGGCTTCACGACGCCGGCGTCACGGACATCTTCGTCCCGGGCGGTGACCGCGAGGAACCCGCCGGCGAGTTCGAGTCCGCGTACGACCTGCTGTCGGCGCTCGACGAGATGGGCCGGTCGTTCGAGGACGTGGGCATCACCGGCTACCCCGAGGGACACGACTTCCTCGACGACGAGACGCTGTGGGAGTCGATGGAGCGAAAGGAGCCGTACGCGACGTACATCGTCACGCAACTCTGTTACGACCCGGAGACGGTGGTCGAGTGGATAGAGGACGTGCGTGCGCGCGGCGTCGAACTGCCCGTCGAAGTCGGCATCCCCGGCGTGATGAAGTACCAGAAGCTACTGAAGATCTCACAGAAGGTGGGCGTCGGCGACTCCATCAAGTTCCTCAAGAAGACGACGGGCATCCTCGGCTTCGTCCGCCAACTCGTCGGGTCGCGCGGGACGTACAAGCCCGACGACTTGGTGGACGGCCTCGCACCGTACGTCGGCGACGACGCCTACCGGATTCGCGGCCTCCACATCTACACGTTCAACCAGACGTCGGACACCGAGTCGTGGCGGTACGGACGGCTCGACGACTGA